In Bacillus sp. NP247, one DNA window encodes the following:
- a CDS encoding histidine phosphatase family protein, translated as MQIILIRHGESEADILNVHEGRADFELTEKGRQQVQRLVQKVKKDFAPDFIWASTLKRARETAETLAEAIQCPIQLEEELMEFNNGVQAGLSFEEAKKYPEPKFLHDRFENGESFIEFRMRIEGIFSKIVTENTYDRIAIVAHGGVINSILRAFFQMPISMDYYFKMGDTGVSLIELTDKQKTVHFINDTNHLDGM; from the coding sequence ATGCAAATAATTTTAATACGCCACGGTGAATCAGAAGCTGATATTTTAAATGTACATGAAGGTCGAGCTGACTTTGAATTAACAGAAAAAGGAAGGCAGCAAGTACAAAGACTTGTACAGAAAGTGAAAAAGGATTTTGCGCCAGATTTTATTTGGGCAAGCACATTAAAACGTGCTCGTGAAACTGCTGAAACATTAGCTGAAGCGATTCAGTGTCCAATTCAATTAGAAGAGGAATTAATGGAGTTCAATAATGGAGTGCAAGCAGGTTTATCATTTGAAGAAGCGAAAAAATATCCAGAGCCAAAGTTTCTTCATGACCGGTTTGAAAACGGGGAATCATTTATTGAATTTAGAATGAGAATAGAAGGAATCTTTTCTAAAATCGTGACAGAAAATACATATGATCGGATTGCAATTGTTGCACACGGTGGTGTAATAAATAGTATTTTACGAGCGTTTTTCCAAATGCCAATTAGCATGGACTATTATTTTAAAATGGGAGATACAGGAGTTAGTTTGATTGAACTTACGGATAAACAGAAAACTGTTCATTTTATAAATGATACAAATCATTTAGATGGAATGTAA
- the spoIIP gene encoding stage II sporulation protein SpoIIP, with product MNRGFFYVKLTSVRKLILFVITTVLATFFLISMMVTSMKETKSTYLYNWLNELSMNGYMYVIGKENHYFTQEYRNLNQDFSISSFLFSMATNIRFDDVRSFVGKELPGFGKYDTEIVIAGEGTNYSNLPIESSVPLEEVVKERTGETGQVPKSDPNKEKKQPAQTTGKRQVAFIYHTHSWESYLPLLNLTNDPDPNKATSSVTNISIAGDRFREQLESEGIGATNDKTDVGQKLISKGLNSNSSYKMSREIVQEAMAGNKELQYFFDLHRDSARKNVTTKTIGDKSYAKLAFVIGKGNKNYEKNLQLATALHETISKKYPGVSRGVIQKGFQTGNGVYNQDLSGQAILIEVGGVDNTDEELNRSIDALAKAFGEYFWQAEKVNG from the coding sequence ATGAATCGAGGCTTTTTTTATGTGAAATTAACAAGTGTACGCAAGTTAATTTTATTTGTTATTACTACGGTATTGGCGACTTTTTTTCTTATTAGTATGATGGTTACTTCTATGAAAGAGACGAAGTCAACGTATTTATATAATTGGTTAAATGAGTTATCAATGAATGGTTACATGTACGTTATTGGGAAAGAGAATCATTATTTTACACAGGAGTACCGGAATTTGAATCAAGACTTTTCTATTTCTTCATTCCTTTTTTCGATGGCTACGAATATTCGTTTTGATGATGTACGTAGTTTTGTCGGGAAAGAACTTCCGGGATTTGGGAAATATGATACAGAAATCGTTATAGCAGGTGAAGGGACAAATTACTCCAATTTACCGATAGAGTCGAGCGTTCCTCTTGAAGAAGTAGTGAAGGAACGGACTGGAGAAACTGGACAAGTTCCTAAGTCTGATCCGAATAAAGAGAAGAAGCAGCCAGCTCAAACGACGGGAAAAAGACAAGTTGCATTTATTTATCATACACATAGCTGGGAATCTTATTTGCCATTACTGAACTTAACGAATGACCCAGATCCGAATAAAGCAACGAGTTCTGTAACGAATATTTCAATAGCTGGAGATCGTTTTCGGGAACAACTGGAAAGTGAAGGTATAGGTGCTACTAACGATAAGACTGATGTCGGCCAAAAGTTAATAAGTAAAGGATTAAACAGTAATAGTTCTTATAAAATGTCCCGAGAAATTGTACAAGAAGCGATGGCTGGAAATAAAGAACTCCAATACTTTTTTGATTTGCACCGTGATAGCGCACGCAAAAACGTCACGACAAAGACAATTGGGGATAAATCATATGCGAAGCTTGCTTTTGTAATTGGGAAAGGTAACAAAAACTATGAAAAAAACTTACAATTAGCAACGGCTTTACATGAGACAATTAGTAAAAAATATCCGGGAGTAAGCCGAGGTGTTATTCAAAAAGGCTTCCAAACAGGGAATGGTGTTTATAATCAAGACTTATCAGGACAGGCGATTTTAATTGAAGTTGGTGGCGTAGATAATACAGATGAAGAATTGAATCGATCAATTGATGCTCTTGCTAAAGCATTTGGAGAATATTTTTGGCAAGCTGAAAAAGTGAATGGATAA
- a CDS encoding DinB family protein: protein MFVPSALNQVKIAIDTSIQILSQYTESDLKIKPIESKRSLFEMYKHLSLICHADLLILNGITEKELHTFYIEQTPETITQMQQTMIQGYDLLSKTFLSYSNEELAEIMTAYWGISYSRFEWLLEIVAHFYHHRGQIHILLCEHVKDPNIPLFQ, encoded by the coding sequence ATGTTTGTTCCATCTGCATTGAATCAAGTTAAAATTGCTATTGATACATCCATTCAAATACTGAGCCAATATACTGAAAGTGATTTGAAAATAAAACCGATTGAATCAAAGCGGTCATTATTTGAAATGTATAAACATCTTTCCCTTATTTGCCATGCTGATTTACTCATATTAAATGGTATTACGGAAAAAGAATTACATACCTTTTATATAGAACAAACACCAGAAACAATTACTCAAATGCAACAAACGATGATACAAGGGTACGATTTACTTTCTAAAACTTTTTTATCCTATTCCAATGAAGAACTAGCGGAAATTATGACTGCTTATTGGGGTATTTCTTACTCTCGATTCGAATGGTTGCTTGAAATTGTTGCACATTTTTATCATCATCGCGGGCAAATTCATATTTTATTATGTGAGCACGTTAAAGATCCTAACATACCTTTATTTCAATAA
- a CDS encoding MFS transporter, producing the protein MTKRSLAFYLGSKMCITLADIVYIMIITTHIYITTKSATITALFPLLQVITNLIANTSAPLIMNRFPSYSLLYTLQWIKTALFILLMILFPILSTNIFALLTFVIFISLCSGWSAPLLYAVIPRLTPQEKLVKVNSVFSFSTQIIQAAAYSFTSIIVLLIGVTSTLMINNILMIFGCITLHLSLQSIQAERVAEPTSSKTTALLEGWKLLFQHPSLRIVTLMDLIETFAGTIWIGAITMAYVTTALHKGEEWWGYINTSYYVGTLIGGILAWRMSTYIQNNLIRSMAIGSLMFSILTFLYGVTSSGIIALFLCVLMGPCYQIRDISQTTVLQSSVAPSLLSKIYTAHGALLSTASGLSMLSVGIITDIFGVRTIYIIASFLILCSACLSFSLLKYQKTEKKDISF; encoded by the coding sequence TTGACGAAACGCTCACTGGCTTTCTATTTAGGCTCCAAAATGTGTATTACCCTTGCTGATATTGTATACATAATGATTATTACAACTCACATCTATATCACAACTAAATCAGCTACAATTACTGCTCTTTTTCCATTATTACAAGTGATCACAAATCTTATCGCGAACACTTCTGCACCACTTATAATGAATCGTTTTCCATCTTATTCATTGCTATATACTCTGCAATGGATTAAAACAGCTCTTTTCATATTGTTAATGATATTATTTCCTATTCTATCAACAAACATTTTTGCTCTTTTAACTTTTGTTATTTTCATTTCATTATGTAGTGGATGGAGCGCTCCTCTACTATACGCCGTTATCCCGCGCTTAACACCACAAGAAAAATTAGTAAAAGTAAATAGTGTCTTTTCCTTTTCAACACAAATTATACAAGCCGCCGCATACTCATTTACAAGCATAATTGTTCTTCTCATTGGCGTTACTTCGACACTCATGATTAATAACATATTGATGATTTTCGGATGTATTACATTACACCTTTCATTACAATCTATACAAGCTGAACGAGTAGCAGAACCCACTTCTTCGAAAACTACTGCATTATTAGAAGGGTGGAAACTGTTATTTCAACACCCGTCTCTGCGCATCGTTACACTTATGGACTTAATTGAAACTTTCGCAGGAACGATATGGATCGGTGCTATTACGATGGCATATGTAACTACTGCTTTACATAAAGGCGAAGAATGGTGGGGATATATTAATACAAGTTATTATGTCGGAACATTAATTGGCGGAATACTGGCATGGAGAATGAGTACATATATTCAAAATAATTTAATACGCTCTATGGCGATAGGATCTCTTATGTTTAGTATTCTTACATTTTTATACGGTGTTACGAGCAGCGGAATTATTGCCTTATTCCTTTGTGTTCTAATGGGGCCTTGTTATCAAATTAGAGATATTTCTCAAACGACGGTTTTACAATCAAGCGTCGCTCCTTCTTTATTATCGAAAATTTATACAGCTCACGGCGCCCTTCTCTCAACAGCTTCTGGTCTCTCTATGCTAAGTGTTGGAATTATTACTGACATTTTCGGTGTTCGTACTATTTATATCATCGCTTCTTTTCTTATTTTATGTTCTGCTTGTTTGTCTTTTAGCTTATTAAAATATCAGAAGACAGAGAAGAAAGATATTTCCTTTTAA
- a CDS encoding amidase family protein, protein MEIQFNTLLQKELTIHDIQTAMEEGKLTSKELVMYYLYRVAKYDQDGPKINSILEINPDAIFIAEALDHERKTKGVRGPLHGIPVLLKDNIETNDSMHTSAGTIALEQNISSEDAFLVKKLREAGAIIIGKTNMTELANAMSFEMWAGYSARGGQTINPYGTGKDDMFVGGSSTGSAIAVAANFTVLSVGTETDASILSPAVQNSVVGIKPTVGLISRSGIIPFTYSQDTAGPFARTVTDAAILLGSLTGVDEKDVATHKSEGMAYQDYTPYLDANGLKGAKIGVFSNAPKEYYESGEYDEKLFKETIQVLRSEGATVVEDIDIPSFHREWSWGVPLYELKHSLDNYFSKLPSTIPVHSISELMEFNKNIAERALKYGQTKLERKKDFPNTLRNPEYLKARLEDIYFSQEQGIDFALKKYNLDAILFPSYIASTICAKAGYPSIAIPAGYMKSERPFGITLASTAFSEGTLIKLAYAFEQATKHRKIPNLS, encoded by the coding sequence ATGGAAATTCAGTTCAATACATTATTGCAAAAAGAATTAACAATTCATGATATACAAACTGCAATGGAAGAAGGAAAATTAACGTCGAAAGAATTAGTCATGTATTATCTTTATAGGGTCGCAAAGTATGACCAAGATGGTCCGAAAATCAATTCTATTTTAGAAATAAATCCAGATGCTATCTTTATTGCAGAAGCGTTAGATCATGAAAGAAAGACAAAAGGTGTGAGAGGTCCATTACATGGTATACCAGTTTTACTGAAGGACAATATTGAAACGAATGATTCTATGCATACAAGTGCAGGGACAATTGCCTTAGAACAAAATATAAGTAGTGAAGATGCATTTCTCGTAAAAAAACTGCGAGAAGCAGGAGCAATTATAATAGGTAAAACAAATATGACAGAACTAGCAAATGCAATGTCTTTTGAAATGTGGGCCGGATATAGTGCGAGAGGTGGTCAAACAATCAATCCATATGGAACAGGCAAGGATGATATGTTTGTTGGAGGATCAAGTACAGGTTCTGCTATAGCAGTTGCCGCTAACTTTACTGTATTATCCGTTGGAACAGAGACAGATGCTTCTATTTTGAGCCCAGCTGTTCAAAACTCGGTTGTAGGTATTAAGCCGACTGTTGGGTTAATTAGTCGTAGTGGAATTATTCCTTTCACTTATTCACAAGATACAGCTGGACCATTTGCTAGAACAGTAACAGATGCTGCTATTTTACTAGGGAGTCTAACTGGGGTGGATGAGAAGGATGTAGCTACTCATAAAAGTGAAGGAATGGCATATCAAGATTATACACCTTACCTCGATGCTAACGGTTTAAAGGGGGCGAAGATTGGTGTGTTTAGCAATGCACCAAAAGAATATTACGAATCTGGTGAGTACGATGAAAAATTGTTTAAGGAAACGATCCAAGTATTACGTAGTGAGGGAGCGACAGTAGTAGAAGATATTGATATTCCTTCTTTTCACAGAGAATGGAGTTGGGGAGTTCCACTTTATGAGCTGAAGCATAGCCTGGATAACTATTTTTCTAAACTACCTTCTACTATTCCAGTACATTCTATTTCGGAGTTAATGGAGTTTAATAAAAACATAGCAGAAAGAGCTTTGAAATATGGACAAACTAAGTTAGAAAGAAAAAAAGATTTTCCTAATACGTTAAGAAATCCTGAATATTTAAAGGCAAGATTAGAAGATATATACTTTTCGCAAGAACAAGGTATTGATTTTGCATTAAAAAAATACAATCTTGATGCGATACTGTTCCCTTCCTATATAGCCTCTACAATTTGTGCAAAAGCTGGTTACCCATCTATAGCAATACCAGCCGGATATATGAAAAGTGAGAGACCTTTTGGGATTACTCTTGCAAGTACTGCTTTTAGTGAGGGGACATTAATTAAACTAGCATACGCTTTTGAACAAGCGACAAAACATAGAAAGATACCAAACTTATCATGA
- a CDS encoding NfeD family protein: protein MAGWVIWFIIAGILFIAEMLSITFYMLWLGIGAVVGGLIALFAPDALFLQVVVGAIVSLTLTFFTKRISKNFREAKGFTDTVDKLVGKKGIVMQTITSEVNGIVKVDGDTWTAISDTPIDAGEKVVVIQRHSTILQVKKESE from the coding sequence ATGGCTGGATGGGTGATTTGGTTTATAATAGCGGGTATTTTATTTATTGCAGAAATGTTGTCGATTACGTTTTACATGCTTTGGCTTGGAATTGGAGCTGTTGTCGGAGGTCTTATTGCTTTGTTTGCTCCTGATGCACTATTTTTACAAGTTGTTGTTGGGGCGATTGTAAGTTTAACATTGACTTTCTTTACGAAAAGAATTTCCAAAAACTTTCGAGAAGCAAAAGGTTTTACTGATACAGTAGATAAACTTGTTGGTAAAAAGGGAATTGTTATGCAAACGATTACAAGTGAAGTGAACGGTATTGTGAAAGTGGATGGAGATACTTGGACAGCTATTTCGGATACTCCTATTGATGCTGGAGAAAAAGTCGTTGTTATACAGAGGCATAGTACTATTTTACAAGTGAAAAAGGAGAGTGAATAA
- a CDS encoding D-alanyl-D-alanine carboxypeptidase family protein — protein MKKRWALLGTVAMILIIGVAGINYKMYKEQEAREVNVNNIFPKAKETIANMDGDIAVISNPNSMLVLVNKNRRLPDGYRPPDLVVPKVRYSSEGDQEKKKMRKEAAVALEEMIQQADNERIFLFAVSGFRSFDRQKALNTMYKKQDGEAKTAMSSAVPGTSEHQTGLAMDITSQSAKFQLETVFGETKEGKWLSQNAHKFGFVIRYTKEKEGITGYRYEPWHVRYVGNPQATYLYENQLTLEEVTQ, from the coding sequence ATGAAAAAAAGATGGGCACTACTTGGTACCGTAGCAATGATACTGATCATTGGAGTAGCAGGAATAAATTATAAGATGTACAAGGAGCAAGAGGCGCGAGAAGTAAATGTAAACAATATATTTCCGAAAGCTAAAGAAACGATTGCTAATATGGATGGGGATATCGCAGTCATTAGTAATCCAAATTCGATGCTTGTACTCGTGAATAAAAATAGGCGTTTACCAGATGGGTATAGACCGCCAGATTTAGTTGTTCCGAAAGTACGTTACTCTAGTGAAGGTGATCAGGAGAAGAAAAAGATGAGGAAAGAGGCAGCGGTGGCACTTGAGGAAATGATTCAGCAAGCCGATAATGAGCGGATTTTCCTTTTTGCAGTCTCTGGATTTAGATCTTTTGATCGACAAAAAGCATTAAATACAATGTATAAAAAACAAGATGGAGAAGCAAAGACAGCGATGTCTAGTGCAGTCCCTGGTACGAGTGAACATCAAACAGGACTAGCTATGGATATTACATCTCAATCTGCTAAATTTCAGTTAGAAACTGTTTTTGGGGAGACGAAAGAAGGAAAGTGGCTTTCTCAAAATGCCCATAAGTTTGGTTTTGTTATTCGATATACGAAAGAGAAAGAAGGGATTACCGGCTATCGTTATGAACCGTGGCATGTACGGTATGTTGGGAATCCGCAAGCTACATATTTATATGAAAACCAACTGACGCTTGAAGAAGTAACGCAGTAA
- a CDS encoding NUDIX domain-containing protein, which translates to MTMLYKKKVHAYITREKEGVMQLLVFKHRDIREAGIQVPGGTVDEGETLEAAILREVQEESGLRHFCIERFLSDYIIYMKEKKEYQKRHFFHISLLTDVKDTWEHVVSAGEEDKGLVFCYEWIDINKCLELAGKQGEFLHLLEEVYVK; encoded by the coding sequence ATGACGATGTTATATAAGAAAAAGGTACATGCATATATTACGAGAGAAAAAGAAGGGGTTATGCAACTACTCGTTTTTAAACATCGTGATATACGAGAGGCTGGTATCCAAGTGCCAGGTGGGACAGTAGATGAAGGGGAAACGTTAGAGGCAGCAATTTTACGTGAAGTGCAAGAAGAGTCAGGGCTACGCCATTTTTGTATCGAACGCTTCCTTTCTGATTACATTATTTATATGAAAGAAAAAAAGGAATATCAAAAACGTCATTTTTTCCACATTTCATTATTAACAGATGTGAAAGATACGTGGGAACATGTAGTAAGTGCTGGTGAGGAAGACAAAGGTTTAGTATTTTGTTATGAGTGGATTGATATTAACAAATGTCTTGAATTAGCAGGTAAACAGGGAGAGTTTTTACATTTGCTCGAAGAGGTATATGTAAAATAA
- a CDS encoding GNAT family N-acetyltransferase, with translation MIREIRAEDAALFLQLSKQLDEETKFMLYEPGERKTTVEQQEKMVHRFIENEYATIFVAVEEERIVGFILVNGNNIQRKRHVAGIVIGILQEYSGRGIGTSLFKEVEKWARLHDVWRLELTVMAHNTRAQALYSKIGFAQEGVKKSALIIDGKGIDEYEMAKLLK, from the coding sequence GTGATTCGGGAGATTAGAGCAGAAGATGCAGCACTATTTTTACAATTAAGTAAGCAATTAGACGAAGAAACGAAATTTATGTTATACGAACCAGGAGAAAGAAAAACTACAGTAGAGCAACAAGAAAAGATGGTACATCGTTTTATAGAAAATGAATATGCGACAATATTTGTAGCAGTTGAAGAAGAGAGAATAGTAGGGTTTATTTTAGTTAATGGAAATAATATTCAAAGAAAGAGACATGTGGCAGGCATTGTAATTGGTATTTTGCAAGAGTATAGTGGCCGAGGTATTGGAACGAGTTTGTTTAAAGAAGTAGAGAAGTGGGCAAGATTGCATGATGTATGGCGTTTAGAATTAACGGTAATGGCCCACAATACAAGAGCTCAGGCACTATATAGTAAAATTGGATTTGCACAAGAAGGTGTCAAAAAATCTGCTCTTATCATCGATGGAAAAGGTATCGATGAGTATGAAATGGCCAAATTATTAAAATAA
- a CDS encoding permease, with product MQPPFICHKCKKRIARKKDLITSTWHFRFYLFHNTCFKNQQLFVSRFIPINTLLGFLLNIYGLIAGSILMFTEPSIVWLIFLLPILYRFFSYYYVERFFSK from the coding sequence ATGCAGCCACCATTCATTTGCCATAAATGTAAAAAAAGAATAGCGAGAAAGAAAGATCTTATTACCTCTACATGGCATTTTCGCTTTTATTTATTTCACAACACTTGTTTCAAAAATCAGCAATTATTTGTCTCACGTTTTATTCCTATAAATACACTTTTGGGTTTTCTTCTTAATATATACGGGCTTATTGCTGGTAGCATTCTAATGTTCACGGAGCCATCTATCGTTTGGCTTATTTTTTTGCTTCCTATTTTATATCGTTTTTTTTCCTATTATTACGTTGAACGTTTTTTCTCTAAATAA
- the csaA gene encoding chaperone CsaA has translation MANFEDFLTLDLRIGTVRKAEEFKEARIPAIKLEIDFGELGVKQSSAQITKRYNPEDLIGQQVVAIVNFPPKRVAGFKSEVLVLGGVPEADDVVLLQPNMDLPNGTKIS, from the coding sequence ATGGCTAATTTTGAAGATTTTTTAACTTTGGATTTGCGTATTGGGACAGTAAGAAAGGCGGAGGAATTTAAAGAAGCAAGAATTCCTGCAATTAAGTTAGAAATCGATTTTGGAGAGTTAGGGGTTAAGCAATCAAGTGCTCAAATTACGAAAAGATACAATCCAGAAGATTTGATCGGTCAACAAGTCGTTGCTATAGTAAATTTCCCGCCAAAGCGTGTGGCAGGATTTAAATCGGAAGTACTTGTGCTTGGCGGAGTTCCTGAAGCTGACGATGTTGTTTTACTTCAGCCTAATATGGATCTACCGAATGGAACGAAAATTAGTTAG
- a CDS encoding SPFH domain-containing protein: MAVALTLTIIFALIVVVFIALTIKIISQQKVGVVERFGKFQRIMHPGLNILIPIVDRVRVYHDLRIQQTNVPPQKVITKDNVQVEIDTIIFYQIVEPELATYGISNYEYGVRNITSATMRQIIGKMELDETLSGREKISTEIRLALDEATEKWGVRIERVEIVDINPPKDVQVSMEKQMKAERNKRAIILEAEAAKQDKVLRAEGEKQSKILMAEGDKEARIREAEGIKEAKELEAQGEARAIDEIAKAEQNRIELLRAADLDERVLAYKSFESLIEVAKGPANKVFIPSNAIETLGTLGAIGEIFKEKQAKKLPSSDTEK; encoded by the coding sequence ATGGCAGTAGCATTAACGTTAACGATTATTTTCGCATTGATTGTCGTTGTATTTATTGCATTGACAATTAAAATTATTTCTCAGCAAAAAGTTGGGGTCGTTGAAAGGTTTGGTAAATTTCAACGGATTATGCACCCAGGATTAAATATTCTAATCCCAATTGTAGACCGCGTTCGTGTATATCACGATTTACGTATTCAACAAACGAATGTACCACCACAAAAGGTAATAACGAAAGATAATGTACAAGTAGAAATTGATACAATTATTTTCTATCAAATTGTTGAACCAGAGCTTGCGACATATGGTATTTCAAACTATGAATATGGTGTTCGTAATATTACATCTGCAACAATGCGTCAAATTATTGGTAAAATGGAGCTTGATGAAACATTATCAGGCCGTGAAAAAATTTCAACAGAAATTCGTTTAGCACTTGATGAAGCGACAGAAAAATGGGGCGTTCGTATTGAGCGTGTCGAAATAGTCGATATTAATCCACCAAAAGATGTGCAAGTATCAATGGAAAAACAAATGAAAGCAGAACGTAATAAACGTGCGATCATTTTGGAAGCAGAAGCAGCTAAACAAGATAAAGTCCTTCGTGCTGAAGGGGAAAAACAAAGTAAGATTTTAATGGCTGAAGGGGATAAAGAAGCTCGCATCCGTGAGGCTGAAGGTATAAAAGAAGCAAAAGAATTAGAAGCGCAAGGGGAAGCTAGAGCGATTGATGAAATTGCAAAAGCAGAGCAAAATCGAATTGAACTACTTCGCGCAGCAGATTTAGATGAACGTGTACTTGCTTATAAATCATTTGAATCATTGATTGAGGTTGCGAAAGGGCCAGCAAATAAAGTCTTTATTCCGTCTAATGCAATTGAAACACTTGGTACCCTTGGTGCAATTGGGGAAATCTTTAAAGAGAAACAAGCGAAGAAATTACCTTCGTCAGATACAGAAAAATAA
- a CDS encoding Cof-type HAD-IIB family hydrolase, with amino-acid sequence MYKVVFFDVDGTLLSEIDRSMHESTKEAIQRLIDKGIHVVVTTGRPYSLCSQFKELGINTFISANGAHIKCADEVIHKSVLSSEIVHDISNFAELNGHSVSYFTEEFVMNGIASKDERVIRALNETLNLERYPDKVRNLSEEIYCVCLYADETEAQKFFERYPALTFERFHGYVMNVLEDNKVSKLTAIQKVLEHLKICKSEAIAFGDGGNDVEMLQYVGLGIAMGNGGEGLKTRADFVTKKASEGGILFALEKFHVV; translated from the coding sequence ATGTACAAAGTTGTATTTTTCGATGTTGACGGTACTCTTTTAAGTGAGATTGATAGAAGTATGCATGAAAGCACAAAAGAAGCGATACAAAGGTTAATAGATAAAGGAATTCATGTCGTTGTTACAACAGGGAGACCATATAGTCTATGCTCACAATTTAAAGAGCTGGGCATAAATACGTTTATTTCTGCAAATGGCGCACATATAAAGTGTGCTGATGAAGTTATACATAAATCGGTACTTTCAAGTGAAATTGTTCATGATATTTCAAATTTTGCTGAATTAAATGGTCACAGTGTTTCTTATTTTACAGAAGAATTTGTAATGAATGGTATTGCTTCAAAAGACGAACGTGTAATACGAGCATTAAATGAAACTTTAAATTTAGAGCGGTATCCTGACAAAGTTAGAAACTTGTCAGAAGAGATTTATTGTGTATGTCTGTATGCTGATGAAACAGAAGCTCAAAAATTCTTTGAAAGATATCCAGCACTTACGTTTGAACGTTTTCATGGTTACGTTATGAATGTGTTGGAAGATAATAAAGTATCGAAGCTAACTGCAATTCAAAAGGTATTGGAACATCTGAAAATTTGTAAATCAGAAGCAATTGCTTTTGGTGACGGTGGAAATGATGTTGAGATGTTACAGTATGTAGGGTTAGGGATTGCGATGGGGAATGGCGGAGAAGGGTTAAAAACAAGAGCAGATTTCGTTACAAAGAAGGCGAGTGAAGGTGGTATTTTATTTGCCTTAGAGAAGTTTCATGTCGTCTAG